In Deltaproteobacteria bacterium, the genomic stretch GCGGGCGCGTCGTCGTCGACACCGCGTCGCGTGACCGCGGTGCGGTAGCGCTGTGGCACGGCGCCGGCGTCGAGCCCGTCGAGCACGATGTCGACCCGCTCGCGCCGCGTGAACAAGGACTGCCACAGCCCCAGCAGGCACAGCGCGAAGGGGATCCATGCGCCGACCGGCGGGCCGACCACGCCGGCCCAGATCGCCCACGGCCATGCGAGCAGACACGCGGCCGCGAACCACAGCCCCGGCACGCTCACCAGCGCACGGAACCACCACGGTCGCAACGCCGGCCGCACCAGCAGGGCGGCGAAGTGCAGATCGGTCACCAGCTGCAGCGCGGTGACGACCGGCGCGCCGACGCCGAAGCTGTCGGCGAGCGCGTTGCCCACGAAGGTCGGGAACGCCAGCACGATCGCCGCGAACACGCCGTAGGCGCGGCTGCGCAGGAACGCCGCGACCACGACGACCGCGTAGGCAAGCAGCGTCAGGGTGGTCGCGCTCACGCGACCTCGCGGACGAGCTCGGGGTCGCGGCGCGACGGATTCCACGCGGGCTGGACGACGGGCACGTTGGGGATGACGGCGCCAGCGGCCGCGGTGTCACGCACGAGCTGCATTCTCCGCAAGTGTGGCGATCGTGCCGGCGTTTGGCTCGACTTCGTGCGTGTCCGCCCGCGGGCGCCCGTGCGTGCCAGCGCCTGGCCCGCGAGTCCGGGCTACTCGTCGTGGCGGGCGATGGCGGCATCGAGCCGCTGAGCGACCAACGCGGGGTTGGCCTGCCCGCGCGTGGCCTTCATGATCTGTCCCACGAAGTAGCCGCGCAGCGCGACCTTGCCGGCGCGCAGCGAGGCCAGCTGCGAGGGATTGGCGGCCAGCACCTGCGCGATGACGGCATCGATGGCGCCGGTGTCGCTCACCTGTCGCAGGCCCTCGCGCTCCACGATCGCGGACGCCGACGGCTCGCCCTGCCACAGGCGCGCGAAGAGATCCTTGCCGGTGCGGCCCGAGATGGTGCCGTCGTCGACCAGCGCGACCAGCTCGGCGAGCGCCGCGGGGGCGATCGGGCAGCGCTCGATCGCCACGCCCTCGTCCGCGAGGCGGCCGAGCAGCTCGGTCGTGACCCAGCCCGACAGTCGCTTGGCCCGCGCGACGCCGACCGCCGCGAGCGCAGCGTCGAAGTAGTCGGCGAGCTCGCGCTCGCTCGCCAGCAGCGTGGCGTCGTCGGGCGCGAGGCCGAGGTCACACCATCGCGCGCGCCGGCGCGCCGGTAGCTCGGGCAGCGTCGCGCGGATCTCCGCGACCCACGCTGCGGGGATCGCAAGCGGCGGCAGATCGGGGTCCGGCAGGTAGCGGTAGTCCGCCGCGTCCTCCTTGCTGCGCATCACGAACAGCCGATCGCGCTCGCCGTCGTAGCCGAGGGTGCAGCGTCGGATCGGCTCACCGGCCTCGAGCAGGTCGGTCTGCCGGCGGATCTCGGCCTCGATCGCCCGCGCCAGGAAGCGGAACGAGTTGACGTTCTTGATCTCACAGCGCACGCCGAGCACGTCGCTGCCCCGCGGTCGCAGCGAGACGTTGGCGTCGCAGCGCAGCGTGCCTTCTTCCATGTTGGCGGCCGAGATGCCGGTCGCACGGATGATCGCGCGCAGCTCCTTGAGGTAGGCGGCGGCCTGCTCGGCGCTGCGCAGATCGGGCTCGCTGACGATCTCGACCAGCGGCGCGCCCGCGCGGTTGTAGTCGATGCCGCTGCCGTGGGCACCGTGGAGGTTCTTGCCGGCGTCCTCCTCGAGGTGGATCCGCTGCAGCCGGACCACCAACGGCGCGCCGTCGGCGTGGCGCATGCCCGGCACCTGCAGCCGTCCACCGCTCGCGTACGGGCGATCGGACTGCGTGATCTGATAGCCCTTGGGCAGGTCGGGATAGAAGTAGTGCTTGCGCGCGAACTGGCTGTCGCCGTGGACCTCGCAGTCGGT encodes the following:
- the gatB gene encoding Asp-tRNA(Asn)/Glu-tRNA(Gln) amidotransferase subunit GatB, producing the protein MSALEPVIGLEVHCQLATTSKLFSACPLEQGAAPNTRTDPFSWGLPGTLPVLNAEAVRKAIALAIATDCEVHGDSQFARKHYFYPDLPKGYQITQSDRPYASGGRLQVPGMRHADGAPLVVRLQRIHLEEDAGKNLHGAHGSGIDYNRAGAPLVEIVSEPDLRSAEQAAAYLKELRAIIRATGISAANMEEGTLRCDANVSLRPRGSDVLGVRCEIKNVNSFRFLARAIEAEIRRQTDLLEAGEPIRRCTLGYDGERDRLFVMRSKEDAADYRYLPDPDLPPLAIPAAWVAEIRATLPELPARRRARWCDLGLAPDDATLLASERELADYFDAALAAVGVARAKRLSGWVTTELLGRLADEGVAIERCPIAPAALAELVALVDDGTISGRTGKDLFARLWQGEPSASAIVEREGLRQVSDTGAIDAVIAQVLAANPSQLASLRAGKVALRGYFVGQIMKATRGQANPALVAQRLDAAIARHDE